The genomic region GATCGCGCACAATGTTAACAATGCTACAGATAGTCTTGTCGCCGTCCGTCTCAGAACGAATTCATAGGAAAGATTCTTCATAACTCCCGCTTCTCAGTACTCTCAAAATGTGTACTTTCTTTAAGATGCTAACCAAGTCACTCATTTGAAGAGTTCTTTCTAGAGGGGGAGATGGTAATCGGTAATTGGTAATTGGTGATTGGTAGTTGGTAGTCGCTCCCTCAGTTCAAGAGCAACTCTCTTCCCCCTGCTCCCTACTCCCTACTCCCTTACTCCAAATACGACACCCAACTCGGTACAACTTGAGGCGAACCGTACCAAATTCCAGGGGCTTTGGGAGAGTGCTTGACTCCCTCCAACACTAAATTTTCTGCTCCCTCTAAATGAGCTGCTGCGATTGGGGTAATGCCATCACCCCAACAATTTCCTTGTCCGCAGGTCAAGCGATAGCTGCTGTATGCCAGCCAGCTTCCTCGCCGTCGCTGTCCGAAGATGCTCTTACCAGCAACACAAACGTAGCGCACTTGGGAACTGTAAAAAGCACCAGGATAGTTATTGTTGACAAAATCGAGATTCCAGCGCGTCCAGCGTTCTTGGCTAATGTGGGGAGTTCCCAGCGTGACTAACGTGGCAACAAAGCGGTAAGCTTTCCAAGGGGGAATGGCGGCGATCGCTGCATTACGAGCCAGGTAAGCTTTTTCACCTAAATAAATTCGCGAGATCCAGCCGCCAGCAGAATGACCGATCAAATTTACTTTATCTGTGTTGTATTGGCGTAAAACTTGCTCGACCGTGCGATGCAGTTGCAGCAAAATTGGAGTCATTGGTCTACCTCCCAATGTAGGGAACCAATCTTGCCGTTGCAAGGGAACCGTAACGGTAGGAAAGCCTGACTGTTGTAACAATTGTTCCAACGGACGGTAGGCGATCGCGGCTTCTAAAAATCCAGGTAAAATGACGGTGGGAAGCATAGACAGTTGTCAGTGACCAGTGACCAGTGACCAGTGACCACGCACCACTCACTACACCCTACACCCTACACCCTCAACACGGATCGCGCACCACTCAACTACAATGACCAATGACCAATGACCAATGACTAATGACGACAAATGACTCCTCAATGGCGAACGGTATTCTCTACGGTGTTAGTGTTGGTCCAGGCGATCCAGAACTGATAACGCTCAAAGGATTGCGATCGCTGCAACAAGCTCCCGTAGTTGCTTTTCCCAAAGGAATTCAAGACAAACCAGGCATTGCCCAACAAATAATTGCTCCGTGGCTGCGATCGGATCAACAGCAGCTACCCTTAGATTTTCCCTACGTGCAAGACATTGAAGTTTTGACAAAAGCATGGCAACTAGCCGCCAAGCAAGTTTGGGAATATTTACAGAAAGGTCAAGATGTGGCTTTTGCCTGTGAAGGGGATATTAGTTTCTACAGTACGTTTACCTATTTAGCACAGACGCTGCAACAAATGTATCCCGCAGCCGTCATCAACTACGTTCCTGGTGTCTGCTCGCCTATGGCAGCAGCATCGGCGTTAGGGCTGCCCTTAACTGTCCGCCAAGAGCGTTTAGTCGTGTTACCAGCAATTTATAACGTCAACGAACTAGAATCTATTTTAGACTGGGCAGAAGTCGTAGTATTGATGAAAGTAAGTTCTGTATACGAACAAGTATGGCAAGTCTTGCAGCGCAAATCCCTACTGCAACACAGTTGGATAGTAGAACGAGCTACATTACCAAATATGGTGATATATAAAGATTTAAGCGATCGCCCGCACCTACAATTACCCTACTTTTCTTTACTCGTCATCCATGTCAGTCATCAGTTATCAGTTATCAGTTATCAGTAAAGAAAGGGTGTGGGGGAGCCAGTTGCTCATGGGGGGAACCCCCATGAGCAACTGGCGTTGTGGGGTGACAGTGACTCCTGACCAGTGACTCCTGACCAGTTAGTTATTTTAGCTCCTCAGTTCCCTTTGCTCCCTCTGCCCCTCTGCCCTTCTGCTGCCTCAGCTCCCTACTCCCTACTCCCTACTCCCTACTCCCTAATTACTGATGTCTACCTCCTCTCTAGTTCAAGCTTTACCTGAAGCATGGCGATCGACAAATGGACTGGCAATTTTGGGTTCGCTCGGCATTCATACCCTACTGTTGGTGGCGCTGCCTTTTGTCTCGCTAGATCCGCAAGAGGTTGATTTACAGAGTAGTATCGGAGTCGTGGAGTTGTCTCCCGAAGAACGAAGCCGCGTACCGCAAGTAGCAGCAGATCCATCTGTCATCCCGCCTGTTAATACTGCTCAACAGCAAGCACCTGCGCCTGCGCAGGGTTTTCAGTCAGAAATCTTACCCCCTCTGCCCGCACCATCACCTTTTTTACCACCACCGCCTGGGACTACGCCAATGTACCAAATGCCCAGTAGCGATTCTTTACCTCCACCTGCGCCTGTCCCTCTACCACCGCCACCTCAAAATTTACTCTCGCAAAATCCTTTTGGACAGCCCCCAGCACCACAGCCAAATCAAGCAAATCAAAATCTCCAAATGCGGCAGATAGCGCCGCCAGCGAATGCCTTACCACCCATTCCCCTGCCTCCCACGCAAGGTTTGCAGCCTAGTCCACCACTAGCGCAACCTCCCAAAAACTCGCCCGATCGCGCTCAACAAGAAAGGATGGCACGGCAAAATGCCCTGGCGCAACGGTTGGCAGCAAATCGCAGTAAAGCCGATACTTCCCCAACGAGCGATCGCGAACGACTTTTGGACGCAGCAGCGCAACAGCAAGTTCAACGAGCCAAAGAACGTGAGGAACGCGCCTCTCGCTTAGCAGCCTCTTTACAACAGCGACAACAGCGTCCATCCAATCCCACACCGACTCCCCCTCCTGCGACAAATCCAAATAGCGATCGCGCCTCTCGCCTAGCAGCCTCTTTACAACAGCGACAACAGCGTCCATCCAATCCCACACCGACTACCCCTCCTGCGACAAATCCAAATAGCGATCGCGCCTCCCGTTTGGCAGCACTTCAGCAACGTCTTGCCCGACCGATCGGCGCTCGACCTGACTTTAAACCCGAATCAGGATCTACGCAGACAATTGCTCAAATTGAAGCCTTGCAGCAACAGTATCAAAAAGTACAACAAGCTTATCCGCAATTTGTCACGGCTGCGCCCATCCGCAAACGAGTTCCTGTATGTAATAAAAAACTCAATGGCGGCGAAGCGATTATTGCAGCACTAACCGATCCCACGGGCAAAATTGTTATTGGACCCGATGTGATTTCTAAAGATAGTCCTAGCGCCGTACAACAAGCTGCGATTCGCTATGTCAAACGCTATCCCTTCACCAAGTCGGCTGCTCCCGTGAATCAAACCTTTCGTCTAGAATTCAGCCACAATCCTAAATTATGTTCTAGCAAGTAGTGCAACAATTCTGTTTGACTCTGCTGCTAAAGTTAGCTGCGATCGCTCAGTCATAGCTAACTAATACAATAATTTTTGGTTAAGGCAAGATCCCCCCTAGCCCCCCTGTTTAAGGGGGAAAATAAAGCCCCCTTGTTAAGGGGGTTGGAGGATCTTCGATTATTCAAAATTACTATAAGTTGCGTCAGATATCACTTGATAATTCCATACACATCTATCTTAAGAAATACTTTTTAACGTTTGTCAATTCGCTATTCCTAGCTTCAGACATCAACATAAGACATAAATAAAATTTCAATCTTCTTGCTTTTTATGTTAGTTCTCATGTGGTATTGGGAATGATAACTATATCGATCTAGGTTGCAATTTTCATGCATCAAATCAATATAGTCGGAATTTCACAAACTTTTTTGGCTCGTCAACATTATTGCTAACAACAACGATCGCGAAACTGCATCCATTTCCATCATCTTTTGTTAGCAATTGGGCAAGGAGTCATGAATCAAGAGCCAACCCCTGAATCCCTGAGTGCAACTATTAGTCAACTGAAACAAATCAACGAACAATTACAGCTTCAAGTTGCAGCACACCAGCGGGCAGAGGCAGAAGTTCGATTTTTGCATGGCATTACCCAGTTTATTAATGAATCTCACGATTTTCACTCTGCATTAGCGATCGCTCTGGAAAAAATCTGTCAGTTTACTGGTTGGCAGTTTGGCGAAGCATGGGTTCCTAGCTCTGACGAGCAAAATTTAACATATAGCCCTGCTTGGTACAGTGCAGACTCAGACTTAGAGCTATTTCGCCGCAGCAGCGAACGATACAAATTTGCTGCCAATGTCGGTTTACCTGGGCGTGTTTGGGTGTCAAAACGTCCTGAGTGGTTGCACATTTCGCAGGAACCAGAAATCGTATTTTTACGCAAATCCATTGCAGAGCAAGTTGGATTTAAAACAGCGTTGGGTATGCCAATTGTTGATAGTGGCGATCGCGTCCTAGCGGTGTTGGTATTTTTCATGTTTGCATCTTGCGCAGAAAATACCCATTTGATCGAGTTGGTCGCAACTATTGCTGTCCAGCTAGGTACTTTGTTACAACGCCAACAAGCAGAAGCAGCACTATATCAAAGTCAAGCATGGCTGCAAGCAATTTTAGATAATTCCACAGCACTAATTTATATCAAAGATTTAGATGGAAAATATTTACTCGTCAATGTCTGGTTTAGCCTTCTATTCTATCCCGATCGCGCTGGGGTAAAAGGAAAAACTGACTACGACATTTTTCCTCCAGAAATTGCTGCTGTCTTACAGCAAAACGATCGAAAAGTTATAGCTGCTAAATCTCCGATCAATTGGGAAGAACTGTTACCGCATGAGGATGACGGTTTACATACCTATCTTTCCATTAAGTTTCCTCTCTATAACGAACGCGGTGAACCTTATGCGATTTGTGGTATCTCTACCGATATTACCGAACGCAAACGTGCTGAAGATGCCCTACGTTCCAGTATGGCGACAAATCGAGCTTTACTCAATGCGATACCAGATTTGATGTTTCGCATCAATCGTTCGGGAATTTTTGTCAACTTCAAAGCCGCAAAAGGCGCTCGCCTGCATCTACCAGCACATGAATTTTTAGGTAAACATTTATCTGAAGTATTTCCTCACGAAATCGCTCAAGCAGTCGATAGTTGTATACAAAAAACTTTATTGACTACCGAAGTGCAAATTTTAGAATGTCAGCTGATTGTAAATCATGAATTCAGAGATTACGAATTACGCATTGCTGTCAGTGCTGAAAATGAAGTCATGGCAATCGTT from Chroococcidiopsis sp. SAG 2025 harbors:
- a CDS encoding lipase, with the protein product MLPTVILPGFLEAAIAYRPLEQLLQQSGFPTVTVPLQRQDWFPTLGGRPMTPILLQLHRTVEQVLRQYNTDKVNLIGHSAGGWISRIYLGEKAYLARNAAIAAIPPWKAYRFVATLVTLGTPHISQERWTRWNLDFVNNNYPGAFYSSQVRYVCVAGKSIFGQRRRGSWLAYSSYRLTCGQGNCWGDGITPIAAAHLEGAENLVLEGVKHSPKAPGIWYGSPQVVPSWVSYLE
- a CDS encoding precorrin-2 C(20)-methyltransferase translates to MANGILYGVSVGPGDPELITLKGLRSLQQAPVVAFPKGIQDKPGIAQQIIAPWLRSDQQQLPLDFPYVQDIEVLTKAWQLAAKQVWEYLQKGQDVAFACEGDISFYSTFTYLAQTLQQMYPAAVINYVPGVCSPMAAASALGLPLTVRQERLVVLPAIYNVNELESILDWAEVVVLMKVSSVYEQVWQVLQRKSLLQHSWIVERATLPNMVIYKDLSDRPHLQLPYFSLLVIHVSHQLSVISYQ
- a CDS encoding PAS domain-containing protein; translated protein: MNQEPTPESLSATISQLKQINEQLQLQVAAHQRAEAEVRFLHGITQFINESHDFHSALAIALEKICQFTGWQFGEAWVPSSDEQNLTYSPAWYSADSDLELFRRSSERYKFAANVGLPGRVWVSKRPEWLHISQEPEIVFLRKSIAEQVGFKTALGMPIVDSGDRVLAVLVFFMFASCAENTHLIELVATIAVQLGTLLQRQQAEAALYQSQAWLQAILDNSTALIYIKDLDGKYLLVNVWFSLLFYPDRAGVKGKTDYDIFPPEIAAVLQQNDRKVIAAKSPINWEELLPHEDDGLHTYLSIKFPLYNERGEPYAICGISTDITERKRAEDALRSSMATNRALLNAIPDLMFRINRSGIFVNFKAAKGARLHLPAHEFLGKHLSEVFPHEIAQAVDSCIQKTLLTTEVQILECQLIVNHEFRDYELRIAVSAENEVMAIVRDITDRKRTEAEIRLALVKEKELGELKSRFVTMASHEFRTPLATILSSSELLEHYSHKWSEDRKLNHLQRIQTSIKHMTQLLNDVLLIGKAEAGKLEFKPLFIDLKQFCHEIVEEIQLTASDRKIIFQCHANERVTGMMDEKLLRHIFINLLSNAVKYSPTNSPVNFDLINEGETVIFRIQDRGIGIPLAEQAEIFSSFHRASNVGTISGTELGLAIVKKSIDLHDGKIAVESSVGLGTIFTVVLPLNKQV